The following coding sequences are from one Synechococcales cyanobacterium T60_A2020_003 window:
- a CDS encoding response regulator has protein sequence MSTVLVVEDSVTQREMITDLLRGSGLNVTVASDGVEALEQIQGRCPDLVVLDIVMPRMNGYEVCRRLKADPKTQNVPVVMCSSKGEEFDRYWGMKQGADAYIAKPFQPKELVGTVKQLLRG, from the coding sequence ATGAGCACAGTTTTGGTCGTGGAAGATAGCGTAACTCAGCGGGAGATGATTACAGACCTCTTGCGGGGCAGCGGCTTGAATGTCACTGTTGCCAGTGATGGTGTGGAGGCCCTAGAACAAATCCAGGGGCGCTGTCCAGATTTGGTTGTGCTGGATATCGTCATGCCTCGAATGAATGGTTACGAAGTGTGTCGTCGGCTGAAGGCGGATCCTAAAACCCAGAACGTTCCGGTCGTGATGTGTTCGTCGAAAGGAGAGGAGTTTGATCGCTACTGGGGGATGAAGCAGGGCGCAGACGCTTACATTGCGAAGCCTTTTCAACCCAAGGAATTGGTTGGTACGGTCAAGCAGCTATTGCGAGGATAG
- a CDS encoding HAMP domain-containing protein, with protein MGTGTGTDYSQTYKQAETAYMQGNYQAAAEIIDRLVEQYPDDPSALLLRGHIYCYGLQDYHVAREQYESVLTLTQDAEFVDFASNGLAYANQFASGHAAGAIADSESMGASAAEADFADADFGADAFDDSNFTDIDSAFQSTTDAYPGTESTARNVSGYASTNEGEFDFDSVDLASEMTDAFATGAEDFPSSNGAEPDNPFAMEENPFAVADNPFEAEGNPFETPDGSPYEPTEQPFGDMESPFGMADVESWSGAAESEAAQPGFVEEVMDPGFAGTDFTEPNGDAFGEFPADDAFSVLGEEDAFPPGDETFPPVEDFNLAYDPSTEATFATPSETDVTSSGFDAPMPEDETLFMGTDDFAEPDFGAESTYSYSAFDSNTYGIAPMDAEEERTFVSSEADGFSFDDFEDTANFSTSEDPMVDVPPSGGTSGSSVDFLDEFDEFDDLGSIPDFDLSENSAGLATPSMGTTTGDFSMSGSGGSFFDTADQSIIRDDEIFSIAGTSEQLPTFTKPDSQSLEPEVTVEQGWLAPLENAPLPKKSLIIAGATAVLSMTLVALAGYGFSFMNSSRLQAVPEQSRPQVASSIRNTVAVMSLVAGGSSFLTALALGRSASRRMEVSMQDLQNQFDSVSQGNLNARAKVFAEDEMGHLATSFNQMARVILTTTSEAQRRAEEQEQAKEDLQRQVIRLLDDVEGAARGDLTVQAEVTADVLGAVADSFNLTIQNLRDIVKQVKAAAKQVNKGSTENEIFARSLSSDALRQAEELAVTLNSVQVMTESIQRVAESAREAEEVARSASATALKGGEAVEHTVAGILQIRETVAETTRKVKRLAESSQEISKIVALISQIASRTNLLALNASIEAARAGEAGRGFAIVADEVRQLADRAAKASKEIEQIVLQIQSETSSVMTAMEEGTQQVIEGTRLAEQAKRSLEDIIQVSNRIDVLVRSITADTVEQTETSRAVAQVMQSVELTAQETSQEAQRVSASLQSQVSLARDLLSSVERFRVE; from the coding sequence ATGGGAACGGGAACAGGAACGGATTACTCACAAACTTATAAGCAAGCTGAAACCGCTTATATGCAGGGGAACTATCAGGCGGCAGCAGAAATTATCGATCGCTTGGTGGAGCAGTATCCTGACGATCCTAGTGCGCTTCTGCTCCGGGGGCATATTTACTGCTATGGCCTGCAAGATTATCACGTTGCACGGGAGCAGTACGAGTCGGTGTTGACGTTGACTCAAGATGCTGAGTTTGTGGATTTTGCGAGCAATGGACTGGCCTATGCCAACCAGTTTGCGTCGGGTCATGCGGCAGGGGCGATCGCTGACTCAGAAAGCATGGGGGCATCTGCGGCAGAGGCTGACTTCGCTGATGCTGACTTCGGAGCAGATGCCTTTGACGATAGTAACTTCACAGATATCGATTCGGCGTTTCAAAGCACGACGGATGCCTATCCAGGAACGGAATCTACTGCACGCAACGTTTCCGGGTACGCCAGCACCAACGAGGGAGAATTTGACTTCGACTCCGTGGACTTAGCATCGGAGATGACCGATGCCTTCGCGACGGGGGCAGAGGATTTCCCATCCAGTAATGGTGCGGAACCGGATAACCCATTTGCGATGGAGGAAAATCCGTTTGCGGTGGCTGACAATCCCTTTGAGGCTGAAGGGAATCCCTTTGAAACTCCTGATGGCAGTCCCTACGAACCGACGGAGCAGCCGTTTGGTGACATGGAATCACCCTTTGGCATGGCGGACGTCGAGAGTTGGAGTGGTGCGGCAGAATCCGAAGCGGCGCAACCCGGCTTCGTAGAGGAGGTTATGGATCCTGGATTTGCGGGAACTGATTTTACAGAACCTAATGGGGATGCCTTTGGAGAGTTCCCTGCTGACGATGCGTTTAGCGTTTTGGGCGAAGAAGACGCTTTTCCCCCAGGAGATGAGACATTTCCACCTGTGGAAGACTTTAACTTGGCCTATGACCCTAGCACAGAAGCAACATTCGCCACCCCTAGTGAAACCGATGTAACGTCTTCAGGGTTCGACGCGCCTATGCCTGAAGATGAAACCCTCTTCATGGGAACGGATGATTTTGCAGAGCCTGACTTTGGGGCAGAGTCCACCTATAGCTATTCTGCCTTCGACTCCAATACCTACGGTATTGCCCCCATGGATGCGGAAGAGGAGCGTACCTTTGTATCGTCAGAAGCAGATGGCTTTAGCTTTGATGACTTTGAAGATACCGCAAACTTCTCAACGAGCGAAGACCCGATGGTGGATGTACCACCCAGTGGAGGGACTAGCGGCAGTAGTGTTGATTTCCTTGATGAATTTGACGAGTTTGATGACCTGGGCAGTATTCCGGATTTTGACCTGTCGGAGAATTCGGCAGGGTTGGCTACGCCGTCGATGGGGACAACCACCGGAGACTTCTCAATGTCGGGAAGCGGCGGCAGTTTCTTCGACACAGCGGATCAATCCATCATTCGTGATGATGAAATTTTTAGCATTGCTGGTACATCAGAACAGCTTCCCACCTTTACGAAGCCTGATAGTCAGAGCTTAGAGCCGGAAGTCACGGTCGAGCAGGGTTGGCTTGCGCCTCTGGAGAATGCACCCCTACCTAAAAAGAGTTTGATCATTGCTGGAGCAACGGCTGTGCTGTCCATGACATTGGTCGCTCTAGCGGGATATGGCTTCTCGTTCATGAACTCCTCGCGCCTGCAGGCGGTGCCAGAGCAAAGTCGTCCGCAAGTGGCCTCGTCGATTCGCAACACGGTGGCGGTGATGAGCTTGGTGGCAGGGGGCTCATCCTTCCTGACGGCTCTAGCGCTGGGACGCTCGGCGAGTCGGCGCATGGAAGTGAGTATGCAGGACTTGCAGAATCAGTTTGACTCGGTTTCCCAAGGTAATCTGAACGCACGCGCTAAGGTGTTTGCAGAGGATGAAATGGGGCACTTGGCGACCAGTTTTAACCAGATGGCACGGGTGATTCTAACCACAACCAGCGAAGCCCAGCGGCGAGCCGAAGAACAAGAGCAGGCAAAAGAAGACTTGCAGCGTCAGGTGATTCGCCTGCTGGATGACGTAGAGGGTGCAGCACGCGGTGACTTGACCGTTCAGGCGGAGGTGACGGCGGATGTGTTGGGTGCGGTGGCCGATTCCTTTAACCTCACGATTCAAAATCTTCGCGACATCGTTAAACAGGTGAAAGCGGCGGCGAAGCAGGTTAACAAAGGATCGACGGAAAATGAAATATTCGCGCGATCGCTCTCCTCGGACGCCCTCCGCCAAGCGGAAGAGTTAGCCGTAACGCTGAATTCAGTTCAGGTGATGACAGAATCGATTCAGCGGGTAGCCGAAAGCGCTCGTGAGGCCGAGGAAGTGGCACGCTCGGCATCGGCAACGGCGTTGAAGGGGGGTGAAGCGGTAGAACATACGGTGGCAGGTATTCTGCAAATCCGGGAGACGGTAGCTGAAACGACCCGCAAGGTGAAGCGACTGGCGGAATCCTCCCAGGAAATTTCCAAGATTGTGGCATTGATTTCCCAGATTGCCTCTCGAACCAACTTGCTGGCTCTAAACGCTAGTATTGAAGCAGCGAGAGCGGGTGAGGCGGGCCGAGGATTTGCGATCGTGGCGGATGAAGTTCGTCAGTTGGCGGATCGAGCCGCAAAAGCATCGAAGGAAATTGAACAGATCGTTTTACAAATTCAAAGTGAGACGAGTTCAGTAATGACCGCAATGGAAGAGGGAACGCAGCAGGTGATTGAAGGGACGCGACTTGCCGAACAGGCGAAGCGATCGCTCGAAGATATTATCCAGGTATCGAACCGGATTGATGTCCTGGTGCGATCAATTACTGCCGACACCGTCGAACAAACGGAAACCTCGCGAGCGGTTGCCCAGGTCATGCAGTCGGTGGAGTTGACGGCTCAAGAAACTTCCCAAGAAGCCCAGCGTGTATCGGCTTCGCTGCAAAGTCAAGTGAGCTTGGCACGCGATCTCCTGTCCTCGGTGGAACGGTTCCGCGTGGAGTAG
- a CDS encoding chemotaxis protein CheW: MIGIPDFLTGKELQDQVAEFQELESPEGELHLRFYVASGEEFALPATGIKEVISQPPDRITPIPNVSPLLLGTLNVRGRVVWVADLGQFLGGTTPLNTDRSEISVIAVEDQDTMLGLAIDKIVGMDWLDGDEVQMPTNVPDGMAPFLRGEWVLNQGTHYLRLLDQIAILRSARWAA, translated from the coding sequence ATGATTGGGATTCCAGATTTTCTAACGGGTAAAGAGCTCCAGGATCAAGTTGCTGAGTTTCAGGAGCTTGAGAGTCCGGAAGGTGAGCTGCATCTGCGGTTTTATGTCGCATCAGGCGAGGAATTTGCGTTGCCTGCTACCGGTATCAAGGAAGTGATCTCGCAGCCTCCGGATCGAATTACGCCAATTCCGAATGTTTCGCCGCTGTTGCTGGGAACGCTAAATGTGCGGGGGCGAGTAGTATGGGTGGCAGATTTGGGTCAGTTTTTAGGGGGTACGACACCCTTGAATACCGATCGCTCTGAAATTTCGGTGATTGCCGTTGAGGATCAGGACACGATGCTGGGACTTGCCATTGACAAGATTGTAGGGATGGATTGGTTAGATGGGGATGAAGTTCAGATGCCAACAAATGTGCCTGACGGCATGGCTCCCTTTTTACGGGGAGAGTGGGTTCTTAATCAAGGAACGCACTATTTGAGATTACTGGATCAGATTGCGATTTTGCGGTCTGCCCGGTGGGCGGCGTAG
- a CDS encoding DUF4388 domain-containing protein: protein MQGKLYEIDIRSIMQLIELGQRTGELFVEAYGSLAPHSSLALPAAKSWFVFFASGQIIYAGDSSVGSARLRDYLRRYNLNYTFNHADLSSIATINAPEYGYLWSLLEQRLITPEQGRSIVRGMVYETLFDIFSLHNGSFAFEIGPVLSPQLTTIEVSSLATQVMMNVREWKQLHPHIQSPDQCPVIVQMDALKATLSTNTLNTLTRWVDGQTSIRQMARYLNRDLIAIARAIYPYVYRGIVQLNPPLQTDGNAFDHLQRHRVPKIVCIDDSITVGKSVEFILGHHGYEVTSISDPVEALGLVFRIKPDLILCDITMPELDGYEICAMLRKSSAFRQTPIVMLTGKDGFIDRVRARIVEATNYVTKPFGTNELITLVEQYVGSSQPGRSNFTDELPEMLGESAEDFNESASTSSTSYG, encoded by the coding sequence ATGCAAGGCAAACTCTACGAAATCGATATCCGCAGCATCATGCAACTCATTGAGCTTGGGCAACGCACTGGCGAATTGTTTGTGGAAGCCTACGGTTCCTTGGCTCCCCATTCTTCGCTGGCGCTCCCCGCCGCCAAGTCATGGTTTGTGTTCTTTGCCAGCGGCCAAATTATCTATGCTGGCGATAGCAGTGTGGGATCGGCACGCTTACGGGACTATCTGCGGCGATACAACCTCAATTACACCTTTAATCATGCTGATTTATCATCCATCGCGACAATCAATGCTCCAGAGTATGGCTATCTTTGGTCTCTCCTAGAGCAGCGCCTCATCACACCAGAGCAGGGACGTAGCATCGTTCGAGGGATGGTGTATGAAACCTTGTTCGATATCTTTAGCCTACACAATGGTTCCTTTGCCTTTGAAATTGGCCCAGTCCTCTCTCCCCAGCTCACAACCATTGAGGTCAGTTCGTTGGCGACTCAGGTCATGATGAATGTGCGGGAGTGGAAGCAACTGCATCCGCATATTCAATCCCCCGATCAATGCCCTGTGATTGTGCAAATGGATGCCCTGAAGGCTACCTTGAGCACCAATACGCTCAATACGCTCACGCGCTGGGTTGATGGTCAAACCTCGATTCGACAGATGGCTCGGTATTTAAATCGCGATTTGATTGCGATCGCCAGAGCCATCTATCCCTATGTTTATCGAGGTATTGTTCAGCTTAATCCTCCGTTACAAACGGACGGAAATGCGTTTGACCATCTTCAACGGCATCGCGTACCGAAGATTGTTTGCATTGACGACAGTATCACCGTCGGGAAGTCCGTGGAATTTATTTTGGGTCATCATGGATATGAGGTGACATCTATCAGCGATCCAGTGGAAGCATTAGGTTTAGTATTCCGCATAAAACCCGATTTAATTCTGTGTGATATTACAATGCCGGAATTAGATGGTTACGAAATCTGTGCAATGTTGCGGAAGTCGAGTGCATTTCGCCAGACGCCGATTGTGATGCTGACGGGGAAAGATGGCTTTATTGATCGGGTTCGGGCACGAATTGTGGAGGCAACGAATTACGTCACGAAGCCCTTTGGAACCAATGAATTGATTACTCTAGTTGAGCAGTATGTAGGGTCTAGTCAACCTGGAAGATCTAACTTTACAGATGAGTTGCCAGAAATGTTAGGAGAAAGTGCAGAGGATTTTAATGAGTCAGCATCAACCTCTTCAACCTCTTACGGTTAA